One genomic window of Qingrenia yutianensis includes the following:
- a CDS encoding ATP-binding protein — protein MISIVTGHYGSGKTEFALNLALKKKAEGERVTICDLDIVNPYFRTSDVKNFLSEKGINVVASEFASSNVDIPVLPSEILSVFADGGTEAVFDVGGDEDGAVALGGFFNYIKNKEYKMYFVINAMRPMTANEDDILELAHKIEETSRLKITDVVNNTNLAYLTEPSHILNSAELIEKCAEKLGTGVTYISGKKEILDKIPQKNKHFELETFMNLPF, from the coding sequence GTGATTAGCATAGTAACAGGTCACTACGGAAGCGGAAAAACCGAGTTTGCGCTAAATCTTGCGCTGAAGAAAAAAGCGGAGGGAGAGCGCGTCACAATCTGCGACCTTGACATTGTAAATCCGTATTTCCGCACGAGCGACGTTAAAAATTTTCTGTCCGAAAAGGGTATAAACGTTGTCGCGTCGGAGTTTGCAAGCTCAAACGTCGACATTCCCGTTTTGCCGAGCGAAATTTTATCGGTGTTTGCGGACGGCGGAACCGAGGCGGTTTTCGACGTCGGGGGCGACGAGGACGGAGCGGTGGCTCTTGGCGGATTTTTTAACTACATCAAAAACAAGGAATACAAAATGTATTTTGTGATAAACGCAATGCGTCCTATGACGGCAAACGAGGACGATATTCTGGAGCTTGCGCACAAAATCGAAGAAACATCGCGCCTTAAAATCACCGACGTGGTAAATAACACAAATCTTGCGTATCTCACCGAACCGAGCCACATTTTAAACAGCGCGGAGCTGATAGAAAAATGCGCTGAAAAGCTCGGAACGGGTGTGACATATATATCGGGAAAAAAGGAAATTCTCGATAAAATTCCGCAAAAGAACAAGCATTTTGAGCTTGAAACATTTATGAATTTACCGTTTTAA
- a CDS encoding SoxR reducing system RseC family protein: MTGQGRVTKTDGKFAYVLCVRKSACGESCVHCKICENRGVQVLAENSIGASEGDTVSVTASTKSVLFSSFILYILPVILFIVSLILGGAVFKSEKLSLIFTAVSLAVWLIVIKFLGKKEITHTISEVIYHRD, encoded by the coding sequence ATGACGGGTCAGGGACGTGTTACAAAAACAGACGGTAAATTCGCGTACGTTTTATGCGTGCGCAAATCCGCGTGCGGTGAAAGCTGTGTGCACTGCAAAATCTGTGAAAACCGCGGTGTGCAGGTGCTTGCCGAAAACAGTATCGGCGCGTCGGAGGGCGACACGGTGAGCGTCACCGCAAGCACAAAAAGCGTGCTTTTTTCGTCGTTTATTCTCTACATTCTGCCCGTGATTTTGTTTATTGTATCGCTTATCCTCGGCGGTGCGGTGTTTAAAAGCGAAAAATTAAGCCTTATTTTCACCGCGGTTTCGCTCGCGGTGTGGCTTATTGTCATAAAATTTTTGGGTAAAAAAGAAATAACTCACACAATTTCGGAGGTGATATATCACCGTGATTAG